One Amaranthus tricolor cultivar Red isolate AtriRed21 chromosome 1, ASM2621246v1, whole genome shotgun sequence DNA window includes the following coding sequences:
- the LOC130811709 gene encoding uncharacterized protein LOC130811709, whose product MDYKLGALKLMCQQLKEAIQTPSQTSYTFKGVLFQRAWLQGILISVPDLNHDDNKDGDDYRSRYLLDDGTGLVELLLTPDFQQQNNWSIGMYVMVVGAYADAEIPLIKVHKIVDLSAHPNREAMWYFEIIEACRMFYQLTVED is encoded by the exons ATGGATTACAAATTAGGAGCATTAAAACTGATGTGCCAACAATTGAAGGAAGCCATACAAACTCCTTCACAAACATCTTACACTTTCAAAGGCGTTCTTTTCCAACGCGCTTGGCTTCAAGGTATTCTCATCTCCGTTCCGGATCTCAATCATGACGACAATAAAGACGGCGATGATTACCGATCTCGATATCTTCTCGATGATGGCACTGGCCTTGTGGAATTGCTCCTCACTCCAGATTTCCAACAACAAAATAACTGGTCTATTG GAATGTACGTGATGGTTGTTGGAGCTTACGCTGATGCTGAAATTCCTTTGATTAAG GTGCATAAGATAGTGGATCTTTCAGCACATCCTAATAGAGAAGCAATGTGGTACTTTGAAATTATTGAAGCTTGCAGGATGTTCTACCAGCTTACCGTTGAAGATTGA
- the LOC130820104 gene encoding magnesium transporter MRS2-11, chloroplastic isoform X1, which yields MSPPPTITPSSNLFLRPPSLSSLLFSDLLLRPPCSPPSSTLSLHRNFYFAPLPAIAVKVVSKSRCFAESTAEDQLSDSEARVAGDIDVEEKDKSSDVKIDHFSVSNISKTNNSPSSDLLSLGIPEPVYQVVEVKSDGMISTKNINRRHLLKSSGLRPRDIRSVDPSLWLTNSMPSLLVREHAILLNLGSLRAIVMQERVLIFNYNRRGGKDFIDSLLPRLKSENSNGVLSMPFVLEVVEAALVSRIQRLERRMMEVEPRVQSLLEVLPNRLTGDILEQLRTSKQALVELGSRAGDLRQMLLDLLEDTQEIRRICIMGRNCTVNRNNNFVECSVPLDKEIAEEEEEEIEMLLENYLQRCESLHGQAERLLDSAKEMEDSIAVNLSSRRLEVSKVELLLQVGTFCVAIGALVAGIFGMNLRSYLEEHVFAFWSTTAGIFVGIIVGFFLMYAYLKKRKIL from the exons ATGTCTCCACCACCAACAATTACGCCATCATCAAACCTTTTTCTCCGACctccttctctctcctctctCCTCTTCTCCGACCTTCTCCTACGTCCGCCATGCTCTCCGCCATCTTCGACACTCTCTCTCCACCGGAACTTCTACTTCGCACCTCTTCCTGCGATTGCTGTCAAGGTTGTGTCTAAATCAAGATGTTTTGCTGAATCTACAGCTGAAGATCAGCTTAGTGATTCTGAGGCTCGTGTTGCTGGAGACATTGATGTCGAGGAGAAAGATAAATCAAGTGATgttaaaattgatcatttttcggTTAGTAATATTTCTAAGACGAACAATTCACCGTCTTCTGACTTGCTCTCGCTTGGAATTCCTGAACCTGTTTATCAG GTGGTAGAGGTAAAGTCGGATGGAATGATATCTACTAAAAACATTAATAGAAGACATTTGCTTAAATCTAGTG GTCTTCGTCCTCGTGATATTCGTAGTGTTGACCCATCTTTGTGGTTGACGAATTCAATGCCTTCGTTACTG GTTCGGGAGCATGCTATTCTACTGAACTTGGGCTCATTAAGGGCTATAGTGATGCAGGAACGCGTCCTCATATTTAACTACAATAG GAGGGGAGGGAAAGATTTCATTGATTCATTATTGCCTCGTTTGAAGTCTGAAAATTCAAATGGAGTGCTGTCTATGCCGTTTGTGCTAGAG gtTGTTGAAGCTGCTTTGGTTTCAAGAATTCAGCGCTTGGAGCGAAGAATGATGGAAGTAGAACCTCGT GTTCAATCATTACTTGAGGTTCTCCCTAACCGATTAACGGGTGATATATTGGAACAACTTCGCACTAGCAAGCAAGCATTG GTTGAATTGGGATCTCGAGCTGGGGATCTAAGGCAGATGCTGCTTGATCTTTTGGAAGACACACAGGAAATACGCAGGATATGCATCATGGGAAGAAATTGCACAGTGAACAGAAATAACAACTTTGTAGAATGCTCTGTCCCTTTGGACAAAGAAATTGCAGAGG aagaggaggaagaaatTGAAATGCTTTTGGAAAATTATCTTCAGAG GTGTGAATCCCTTCATGGTCAAGCTGAAAGGCTTCTTGATTCCGCCAAAGAGATGGAAGACTCAATTGCTGTAAATTTAAG TTCCCGGAGACTTGAAGTAAGTAAAGTGGAGCTGCTCCTCCAAGTAGGTACCTTCTGTGTAGCTATTGGCGCTTTGGTTGCAG GCATATTTGGCATGAATTTGAGGTCGTATCTTGAAGAGCATGTG TTTGCATTTTGGTCCACAACCGCTGGAATCTTTGTTGGTATCATAGTCGGGTTTTTCCTTATGTATGCATATCTcaagaaaaggaaaatattGTAG
- the LOC130820104 gene encoding magnesium transporter MRS2-11, chloroplastic isoform X2, with protein sequence MSPPPTITPSSNLFLRPPSLSSLLFSDLLLRPPCSPPSSTLSLHRNFYFAPLPAIAVKVVSKSRCFAESTAEDQLSDSEARVAGDIDVEEKDKSSDVKIDHFSVSNISKTNNSPSSDLLSLGIPEPVYQVVEVKSDGMISTKNINRRHLLKSSGLRPRDIRSVDPSLWLTNSMPSLLVREHAILLNLGSLRAIVMQERVLIFNYNRRGGKDFIDSLLPRLKSENSNGVLSMPFVLEVVEAALVSRIQRLERRMMEVEPRVQSLLEVLPNRLTGDILEQLRTSKQALVELGSRAGDLRQMLLDLLEDTQEIRRICIMGRNCTVNRNNNFVECSVPLDKEIAEEEEEIEMLLENYLQRCESLHGQAERLLDSAKEMEDSIAVNLSSRRLEVSKVELLLQVGTFCVAIGALVAGIFGMNLRSYLEEHVFAFWSTTAGIFVGIIVGFFLMYAYLKKRKIL encoded by the exons ATGTCTCCACCACCAACAATTACGCCATCATCAAACCTTTTTCTCCGACctccttctctctcctctctCCTCTTCTCCGACCTTCTCCTACGTCCGCCATGCTCTCCGCCATCTTCGACACTCTCTCTCCACCGGAACTTCTACTTCGCACCTCTTCCTGCGATTGCTGTCAAGGTTGTGTCTAAATCAAGATGTTTTGCTGAATCTACAGCTGAAGATCAGCTTAGTGATTCTGAGGCTCGTGTTGCTGGAGACATTGATGTCGAGGAGAAAGATAAATCAAGTGATgttaaaattgatcatttttcggTTAGTAATATTTCTAAGACGAACAATTCACCGTCTTCTGACTTGCTCTCGCTTGGAATTCCTGAACCTGTTTATCAG GTGGTAGAGGTAAAGTCGGATGGAATGATATCTACTAAAAACATTAATAGAAGACATTTGCTTAAATCTAGTG GTCTTCGTCCTCGTGATATTCGTAGTGTTGACCCATCTTTGTGGTTGACGAATTCAATGCCTTCGTTACTG GTTCGGGAGCATGCTATTCTACTGAACTTGGGCTCATTAAGGGCTATAGTGATGCAGGAACGCGTCCTCATATTTAACTACAATAG GAGGGGAGGGAAAGATTTCATTGATTCATTATTGCCTCGTTTGAAGTCTGAAAATTCAAATGGAGTGCTGTCTATGCCGTTTGTGCTAGAG gtTGTTGAAGCTGCTTTGGTTTCAAGAATTCAGCGCTTGGAGCGAAGAATGATGGAAGTAGAACCTCGT GTTCAATCATTACTTGAGGTTCTCCCTAACCGATTAACGGGTGATATATTGGAACAACTTCGCACTAGCAAGCAAGCATTG GTTGAATTGGGATCTCGAGCTGGGGATCTAAGGCAGATGCTGCTTGATCTTTTGGAAGACACACAGGAAATACGCAGGATATGCATCATGGGAAGAAATTGCACAGTGAACAGAAATAACAACTTTGTAGAATGCTCTGTCCCTTTGGACAAAGAAATTGCAGAGG aggaggaagaaatTGAAATGCTTTTGGAAAATTATCTTCAGAG GTGTGAATCCCTTCATGGTCAAGCTGAAAGGCTTCTTGATTCCGCCAAAGAGATGGAAGACTCAATTGCTGTAAATTTAAG TTCCCGGAGACTTGAAGTAAGTAAAGTGGAGCTGCTCCTCCAAGTAGGTACCTTCTGTGTAGCTATTGGCGCTTTGGTTGCAG GCATATTTGGCATGAATTTGAGGTCGTATCTTGAAGAGCATGTG TTTGCATTTTGGTCCACAACCGCTGGAATCTTTGTTGGTATCATAGTCGGGTTTTTCCTTATGTATGCATATCTcaagaaaaggaaaatattGTAG
- the LOC130820224 gene encoding aspartic proteinase 36, whose amino-acid sequence MKLNTILFIWAIFSGVVLQVSVGITGFPKTMTLHRAIPLKDRVDLRQLRAHDKARHGRNLQSIGVVDFPVSGTFNPYRVGLYYTKVELGTPAQEFNVQIDTGSDVLWVGCKGCSGCPETTGLQDIQLNVFNPTSSSSASVIGCNDKQCSVGAQYADAICDNSNNCAYQFQYGDGSGTQGYYVSDLLHLETIIGNTQSSNNSAKVTFGCSVAQTGDLTKTDRAVDGIFGFGQQAMSVVTQLSSQGIAPAAFSHCLRGDDNGGGILVLGSIVEPGMVYTPLVPSMPHYNLNLQSISVNGQKLPIDSSVFTTSSNAGTIIDSGTTLAYLSEEAYTPFVNAISAAVSRSVQPLLSRGNSCYLITSSVDEIFPLVSLNFAGGASMVLRPQDYLLEQNSIAGAAVWCMGFQKMDGQGMTILGDLVLKDKAVVYDLANQRIGWVNYDCSQSVNVSTSTGSNTNTYVNTGQLSGSISSTNPPCMKILVAVSMMLASLLYM is encoded by the exons atgaaattaaatacaATTTTATTCATCTGGGCAATCTTCTCCGGCGTCGTTTTACAAGTTTCCGTCGGTATTACCGGATTTCCGAAGACTATGACTCTTCACCGAGCCATTCCTTTAAAGGACCGAGTTGACCTGAGGCAACTCAGAGCTCATGATAAAGCTCGACACGGCCGTAATTTACAGTCGATTGGAGTTGTTGATTTTCCAGTTTCTGGTACCTTTAATCCCTACCGAGTTGG GTTATACTATACAAAGGTGGAACTAGGAACTCCTGCCCAAGAATTCAATGTACAGATTGATACAGGAAGTGATGTTTTATGGGTTGGTTGCAAGGGCTGCTCTGGTTGTCCTGAAACTACTGGCCTTCAA GACATCCAACTCAATGTTTTCAACCCAACAAGTTCATCATCGGCTTCAGTAATCGGCTGCAACGATAAACAGTGTAGTGTGGGAGCTCAATACGCTGACGCTATATGTGACAACTCGAACAATTGTGCTTACCAGTTCCAATATGGTGATGGGAGTGGAACTCAGGGTTACTATGTATCCGATTTGTTGCATCTCGAAACCATTATTGGAAATACTCAATCATCTAACAATTCAGCTAAAGTTACCTTTGG TTGTAGTGTGGCTCAAACTGGGGACTTGACCAAAACTGATCGAGCAGTTGATGGGATTTTTGGCTTTGGTCAGCAGGCAATGTCTGTTGTGACGCAGTTGTCGTCGCAAGGAATAGCACCTGCAGCATTCTCTCATTGTTTAAGGGGGGATGATAATGGTGGTGGAATATTGGTTCTTGGTAGTATCGTCGAGCCTGGCATGGTGTACACTCCTCTTGTACCATCAAT GCCACACTACAATTTGAATCTGCAGAGCATATCTGTTAATGGTCAAAAGCTGCCCATTGATTCTTCCGTATTTACTACTTCCTCTAATGCTGGAACAATCATTGATTCTGGAACAACCTTGGCATATCTTTCAGAAGAAGCATATACTCCGTTCGTTAATGCG ATCTCAGCAGCCGTTTCTCGGTCTGTTCAACCCTTGTTATCTAGGGGAAACTCGTGCTATCTGATAACGTCAAG TGTCGATGAGATATTCCCTCTAGTAAGCCTAAATTTTGCTGGGGGCGCTTCTATGGTTCTCAGACCGCAAGACTATCTACTCGAGCAGAACTCCATT GCAGGAGCTGCGGTTTGGTGCATGGGGTTCCAGAAAATGGATGGACAGGGAATGACGATATTAGGAG ATCTTGTTTTGAAAGATAAAGCAGTTGTATATGATTTGGCGAATCAACGGATTGGATGGGTCAACTATGATT GTTCTCAGTCTGTAAATGTATCAACAAGCACGGGCTCGAATACAAATACGTACGTGAACACAGGACAGCTGAGTGGCAGCATTTCATCAACGAATCCTCCGTGCATGAAAATACTCGTCGCGGTGTCGATGATGCTGGCCTCTTTGTTATATATGTGA